The region AACAATCGCTGCTGCGGTACTGATGTTGAAAGTGGCCTGGCCATCACCCCCGGTGCCGCAAGTATCGAGCAGTGGAGTGGATTGTGGCTTCAATGGCACGACATGCTTACGCATGGCGCGGGCGGCTCCTGCCAATTCGGTGGCTGCGGGGCCTTTGCAGGCCAGGGCTGTGAGAAAGCCTGCGATCGTCACATCGGTCAGTTTCCCCTGCATAATCTCGCAGACAAACTGATCTGTTTCTTCCTGTGTGAGCGATTCCCCAGAAACCAAACGATCGAGGAAGCTGGGAGCGTGGAAGACCGTCATGAACTCACTTTCGAGGCTGGCGTGTGCTCGATCGGTTTCGATCGGCAAAGAATTTTTTCTTCGCTGATCCCAGCATGCACAACCGACGCAAAACTCTCAACCACATTGAGAGATCTCGATGGATGCAAAAGACCGAGTTCGTGGGGAGCACCACTTCAGGCTTTGCGAGACTGAAACACGACAAACCCGACCAGAGCCGCCGCCAAGGCAATTGCCAGATAGCTTCCCAGCGACCACGAACCGGAAGCAGCTACGGGAGCGGGTGAGTTTCCTGCAGCCGGATACCAGGCTGTCACAGGCGTGGCGGATCCCTGCACGGGAGCCGTTTGATAAACAGGTGGAGAGTTGGCGGAGATTGTGGTTGTCGTTTGAGAAGTTGAGGCAGGAACCGTGGGTGCTGGAGTCGTGGTAATGCCTTGGGAGGCAGGGGGCGTCATGGGTTGCAGAGAAACCGATGCCACGGAAGCCGGATTTTCTACGGGTGCTATGGGCTCGGCAATCTGGGTGCTTCCTGGCTCTGTACGTGCTGGATCTGGGCGGGTGGGCATGGCATGGGCCGCGCCGGGAGTTCCCGCCGTGGATTCATTGGCTAAATGCAGTGTGGAGCGCCCTTCGTTGAACAGATTGGCCCACTTGCGGATCGTTTCTTCGAGGGGGTCGTCTTTGGTGGTGAACTGGAGACTGAAATCGGGAAGCCGCAAGGTTTTGATGGCCGACTTGGGCAGATCAATGGTCTGGCCAGCGGGATTTTCGATCTGGGCACCTAAATTGGTGAGGAGTCGAATTCGTCCCTGGAGAATTCCTCCGGTTGTCCGGCGAATGACCACATTGACCGGTGGTGTCCATTCGAGAGAAATCGTGGGCTGAACTGCTGCTTGAGGGTCTGTACCGTCGGGTGTGAGATCTTGAGGAGTGCCGAATTGCGGGGCCGCATGAACCAGTGACGGGGAGGCAGACATTCCTATCGCGAGAATCACCAGGCAAATCGAAAGCCGAAAACCCAGCCACCGGGAGATTGAAGTGATCGCCGATAGAGGGGATTCCCGTGCTTCCATCGGAATCGGGCAAACATCATGGCTGCTCAAATGCCGATGGGAAAATCGCATGATGGACTCGACACCTCTAAAGAAAGCATTGATGGTGGCTTTCAAAACCTACCATTGGAACCCGGCTGTCCGAGGAAAAGTTCCGTAAAACCGTTTGATTTCGCGTTAGCGTCGAAATTTGGGATGGCATACACATAGCCATGATTTCCATGTTTTGATTGGCTGAGACGCTGGATCACGTTACGCAGATTCTGAAATCAGCCCTGCAGATTGCTGAGATCATGGTGGGCCGAAATACTTCACGCAAAAACAATTCGCCAAGCAGGCATCCTGAAGCGGTGCTCAGGATGGAGATGTTTTAATGAGCGTAACACTCAATCAGCGAAGGGGTTGCAGCGGGGCGTGAGAAATAATGAAGTCTTTTTCTTCGTGGCTGGATTCAAACTCGACGCGGACTGTGGGCCGGTTGTTGGCGAGCGATAATCCGACCACGAGCCCCCGGCCGTATTCCGGGTGCCTGACCTGCATACCCAGTTGAAACCTGTGGAGCGATTGATCGCGAGCCATGAGATCAGCCCCGGTCATCAGCCGCGACTTGAGTTGGTCGATTCGTTCGGCTTCGGGCACGCGAGGAGCTTTTTTCTTCGAGAAAGATCGGGAGTTTCGCGATGTCACCGGCTGACTGGCCGTTGTCTCGTGGCCACTCGGATCTTCGGGAGTCACTGCCGATTCCAGAACACGATCAATAAAGGTCGCCCTCGGTTGTGTGTCTTCTTCAGAGGAAGCGAAGAGTTGTGAGTCAACGCCGGGTTCGGCCAGATCTGCTTGATCATCTTCTGTCGAGGTGGCTTTGTCAGATGGATTGGAGGACTCTTTTCTGGCCTGTTCTCCCCAGTCAGCCATTTGCGCGAGAATCGAATCTCCGGATGTCCCCCGTCGCATTTCCTGAGGAGACCAGTCGCCAAAAGAGGTGTCATCATCGGTGGAGTAATCATGTCGCGCGACATTCAACTCAGTCAAGAACTGACTGGCAATCGTACTGAGTAACCGGCCATGTGTGGATCGCAAGCGTGTCCAGGTGAGATACAACTCTTCGCGGGCCCGAGTCATGCCGACGAATAGCAACCGCCGCTCTTCTTCGATCTGGAGCGGATCTCCTTCACGCAACGAGCGCTCGTGAGGTAACAATCCATGTTCGACACCCACCAGATAGACGCAAGGGAACTCCAAACCTTTGGCAGAATGCAAAGTCATCAATTGCACCTGACCGGCCGATTCATCAATCGTGTCGGCATCCTGCACCAGGGAGCAGGTTTCGAGGAATTCACTGAGTGAACCCCCTTCGACATGATCCTGATCGAATTGGCGGGCGCTGGCGACCAGTTCTTCCACGTTGGCTTTGCGGTTGGCGTACTCTTCGGGTTCCAGTCCACTCAGGTTCTGCAGGTAGCCAGTTCGCTCGACAATCACCTCCAACAGTTCTGCAATCGGCCCATGGGATCGACGGGCCAGTTCGTCGAGCAGATTGGCAAACAGCTTCAGCGAGTACTCGGCTTTTTTCGGTAGACCGATCGAAGCGTCGATCTGATGCACGGCATCCCACAGATTGAGATTTCGTGCACTGGCCCAGCGATCCAGCTTTTCTTGCGAATTCTTGCCAATCCCACGGACGGGTGTGTTCACAATCCGCCGAAACGCAGGGCGATCATCCGGATTCTCAATGACTCGCAAATAGGCAATCAGGTCTTTGACTTCCGTCCGTTCATAGAACGCGACACCTCCGGTGATGGCAAACGGGACGCGGGCTCGTCCGAGAGCTGTTTCAATGGAGCGGGAGAGCGAGTTCACGCGGTAGAATATGGCAAAATCTGAGTATTGACGTTCGCCACTGGCCACTCGCTCGCGGATTTCGGCCGCCAGCGAATCCGCCTCCTGGAAGCCATCGGCATACTGTCGAATCTCGACAGGTAAACCCGAAGGGTTTGACGTTCTGAGACTTTTGGCTTTGCGCTGGGTGTTATGGCGAATCAGGTCGTCGGCTGCTGCCAGGATCTCCGGGGTACTTCGGAAATTGTCTTCGAGTCGCACCATTTTGACGCGGGGGAAGTCGCGTTCAAATCGCAGAATGTTCTCGATTTGTGCTCCCCGCCAGCCGTAAATCGACTGATCAGGATCACCTGTGGCACACAGGTTGGGCTCGTTTTGTGAAAGGGCGGAGACAATCTGGTATTGCGCCTGATTGGTATCCTGATACTCATCGACCAGGATGAAGCGATACCGTTCATCGAGCGATTGTCGCAGATTCGGGTTCTCTTTGAGGATGGTCACCACATGCAGCAACAGGTCGTCGAAATCGACGGCATTGGCATCAAGGAGGATCTGTTGATATCGCCCATACGCTTTTGCGACGACCGAATCGAGATGTGTACCGACGCGTTCACCGGCCTGCTGAGCAAACATGCCCGGTGAAATGCACTCGTTTTTTAACTGACCAAT is a window of Planctopirus limnophila DSM 3776 DNA encoding:
- a CDS encoding ATP-dependent helicase, with the translated sequence MTQLLDDLTPSQAAAVEHFEGPLLVLAGPGSGKTRVVTRRIARLIERRVHPAEILAITFTNKAAREMAERVEHLIPGRRVAVSTFHKFCARILRQYGGVVGLKPNFSILDVKDQDAALKEAVKEEGFDPTHYSPSRIGWRIGQLKNECISPGMFAQQAGERVGTHLDSVVAKAYGRYQQILLDANAVDFDDLLLHVVTILKENPNLRQSLDERYRFILVDEYQDTNQAQYQIVSALSQNEPNLCATGDPDQSIYGWRGAQIENILRFERDFPRVKMVRLEDNFRSTPEILAAADDLIRHNTQRKAKSLRTSNPSGLPVEIRQYADGFQEADSLAAEIRERVASGERQYSDFAIFYRVNSLSRSIETALGRARVPFAITGGVAFYERTEVKDLIAYLRVIENPDDRPAFRRIVNTPVRGIGKNSQEKLDRWASARNLNLWDAVHQIDASIGLPKKAEYSLKLFANLLDELARRSHGPIAELLEVIVERTGYLQNLSGLEPEEYANRKANVEELVASARQFDQDHVEGGSLSEFLETCSLVQDADTIDESAGQVQLMTLHSAKGLEFPCVYLVGVEHGLLPHERSLREGDPLQIEEERRLLFVGMTRAREELYLTWTRLRSTHGRLLSTIASQFLTELNVARHDYSTDDDTSFGDWSPQEMRRGTSGDSILAQMADWGEQARKESSNPSDKATSTEDDQADLAEPGVDSQLFASSEEDTQPRATFIDRVLESAVTPEDPSGHETTASQPVTSRNSRSFSKKKAPRVPEAERIDQLKSRLMTGADLMARDQSLHRFQLGMQVRHPEYGRGLVVGLSLANNRPTVRVEFESSHEEKDFIISHAPLQPLR